A window of the Gordonia humi genome harbors these coding sequences:
- a CDS encoding DUF1877 family protein: protein MRAPDVGVIAVYAAVPAGVAGRLGDVDPDEVGDYIDRVLGEGAPSVDIDETWDGLHFLLAGRPATDPVEDDALSEAVVGVYEFDSDVIVGVTPVAELARIVDALEAVDLDGLLGDVDWSAFAAADVYPGGWNPDAVGTLRDVFADVLNIHRLCLADGLDLMVAIS, encoded by the coding sequence ATGCGGGCGCCTGACGTGGGCGTGATCGCCGTCTACGCGGCCGTCCCCGCGGGTGTCGCGGGTCGGCTCGGCGATGTCGATCCCGACGAGGTCGGTGACTACATCGACCGGGTCCTGGGGGAGGGCGCGCCGTCGGTCGACATAGACGAGACGTGGGACGGACTGCACTTCCTGCTCGCCGGTCGACCGGCGACGGACCCCGTCGAGGACGACGCGCTCAGCGAGGCCGTCGTCGGCGTGTACGAGTTCGACAGCGACGTCATCGTCGGCGTGACTCCGGTCGCGGAGCTGGCACGGATCGTCGACGCGCTCGAGGCGGTGGACCTCGACGGACTGCTCGGCGACGTCGACTGGTCCGCGTTCGCGGCCGCCGACGTCTATCCGGGCGGGTGGAACCCCGACGCGGTCGGCACGCTGCGCGACGTCTTCGCCGACGTGCTGAACATCCATCGGCTCTGCCTGGCCGACGGACTGGACCTCATGGTCGCGATCAGCTGA